From Scytonema millei VB511283:
GCCCCCAGGCATGAGTTTCTGAGCAGCGGCAAAAATTTCTTCTGATTTAGTGGTTTTGATGCTGGTATTAACCAAGGTTCTCTCCTAAGTTGGATACTAAAACTCTGTCTTTTGGGGTTTGTACGTTCGATTCAAAACACCTAAGGTAATAAATTACACGATAAAAAAAGAATAAAATTATGTTATACCGAACCAATCAAGATTTACCTGCGGAAATCCGCGATCGCTTACCTGAAGCAGCACAAGATTTGTATCGAGCTGCTTATAATTCAACCATCCAATGGTATGGAGAAACAACACAAGCTCATAAAGCAGCTCTAACTGCCGTAAAGATCTATTCTGCCAGAAATTTAGTCACAAGTGTTTAGAAGTGAGTGGTGAGTGTGGAAGGGGTGAGGAGTGAGGAGTGAGGAGCGAGAGGTGAGAGGTGAGAGGTCACGGGTAAGAGATAATTTTAATTAGTCTCGCGACGTGCAACTTACATCTATTGCCCCCTTTTTAGGGGGGTTGAGGGATCGCAAGACTCTACTACTCACTACTGACCTCTGTTTATGTCCTCCAATCCAGAATTAAATTCTTTTGCTCAAGCTATTCCACTGGATAAAATTCGCTATGACGAGCGCGGATTAGTACCAGCTATCGTCCAAGATTATCTAGACGGGACAGTGTTAATGCTGGCTTGGATGAATCGCGAGTCGTTGCAAAAAACTTTAGAAACCGGGGAGACTTGGTTTTGGAGTCGTTCCCGTACAGAACTATGGCATAAAGGAGCAACATCAGGACACATCCAAAAAGTGCGATCGCTCCGTTATGATTGCGATAGCGATGCAATTCTCATCAGTGCCGAACAAATTGGTGATGTCGCTTGCCAT
This genomic window contains:
- a CDS encoding ChaB family protein, whose translation is MLYRTNQDLPAEIRDRLPEAAQDLYRAAYNSTIQWYGETTQAHKAALTAVKIYSARNLVTSV